In Gemmatimonadales bacterium, a single window of DNA contains:
- a CDS encoding Asp-tRNA(Asn)/Glu-tRNA(Gln) amidotransferase subunit GatC, which translates to MTIGRDEILNVAKLAELDVPLQDVEALAAQIGRIVDYVAQLNDVPAGESAEPFLSGPASVTLREDVPGSVPLAHEIASFAPAFRDGLFLVPRLGSMEGE; encoded by the coding sequence ATGACCATTGGCCGGGATGAAATCCTGAATGTCGCAAAACTCGCGGAACTCGATGTCCCTCTCCAGGACGTCGAGGCGCTTGCGGCACAGATCGGGCGCATCGTCGACTACGTGGCGCAGCTGAACGACGTTCCCGCCGGTGAGTCGGCGGAGCCGTTTCTCTCGGGCCCGGCGTCGGTCACGCTCCGGGAGGATGTCCCCGGTTCCGTTCCCCTCGCTCACGAGATTGCCTCCTTTGCCCCGGCGTTTCGCGACGGACTCTTTCTCGTGCCGCGGCTCGGCTCCATGGAGGGGGAATGA
- a CDS encoding polyphenol oxidase family protein: MTDVAPVTEVVLPRTPVPRMELPGWRERFGVMAGITTRGSEAEPFDLGLASHQPIEKVLGQWAAFRTAEPGFPLVTLGRQVHGTEVVWHEGGRGWLLLDGVDGHATDARGILLTVTVADCTPVYLLDSATGAMALLHAGWRGASGRILERGIRLLQGRVGTASQDIVMHCGVAICGACYEVGSEVFDAFGLPVPAGGKGPLDVRAQLVRQAEELGVGEISVSTHCSGHDQALFHSHRRSLGADGRMIAYLGRPLASP, translated from the coding sequence GTGACCGATGTCGCACCCGTCACCGAAGTCGTGCTTCCGCGCACGCCAGTGCCACGGATGGAACTGCCCGGCTGGAGGGAGCGGTTCGGGGTCATGGCCGGGATCACCACTCGGGGGAGCGAGGCGGAGCCATTTGATCTCGGGCTGGCCAGCCACCAGCCAATCGAAAAGGTCCTGGGGCAATGGGCCGCCTTCCGGACCGCCGAACCGGGATTCCCGCTGGTGACCCTGGGCCGGCAGGTGCATGGCACCGAGGTTGTCTGGCACGAAGGGGGGCGCGGGTGGCTGCTTCTCGACGGCGTGGATGGCCACGCCACGGACGCCCGGGGCATCCTGTTGACCGTGACCGTCGCCGACTGTACGCCGGTGTACCTTCTCGATTCGGCAACGGGCGCCATGGCGCTGCTCCATGCCGGCTGGCGGGGGGCCAGCGGACGGATACTGGAGCGGGGAATCCGCCTGCTGCAGGGCCGGGTTGGTACCGCGTCACAAGATATTGTAATGCATTGTGGCGTAGCTATTTGTGGTGCCTGCTATGAAGTAGGTTCTGAGGTGTTTGACGCGTTTGGTCTGCCGGTTCCCGCCGGGGGCAAGGGGCCGCTCGATGTGCGGGCCCAGCTGGTGCGTCAGGCGGAGGAACTCGGGGTCGGGGAGATCAGCGTTTCCACTCACTGCAGCGGGCACGATCAGGCCCTCTTCCACAGTCACCGCCGCTCGCTGGGTGCGGACGGCCGGATGATCGCGTATCTCGGCCGCCCGCTCGCAAGTCCCTGA
- a CDS encoding zinc dependent phospholipase C family protein, producing the protein MTVARVAVALAVVGLALAAAPDALHAWSPGTHIYLAQNVLASGHLLPPTVADLIRAFPFDFLYGNIAADSSIAKNFAPVSRHCHHWHVGQEIHDLAPTDALRAFGLGYLAHLAADTVAHNYFVPRQLAVTSSRSGLGHAYWEARFETHLGEGYASTAKEVIQLDHTPADAHLDQIISPTIFSVRTNRRLFRGMVHLVETRSWQRAFRMARNHSRWDLPEEDVEQHMALSYEFVMEMLGDDRPLARRLDPAGAEPLRAAQSLRREVKESGGAADTMRVHKLAERDFGLPRKADLTYWRKLSTSRPWQVGTDGEFDAA; encoded by the coding sequence ATGACCGTCGCCCGGGTCGCCGTTGCGCTGGCGGTGGTCGGCCTCGCGCTGGCCGCCGCACCGGACGCCCTGCACGCCTGGAGTCCAGGAACCCACATCTACCTCGCGCAGAACGTCCTGGCCAGCGGCCACCTCCTCCCCCCGACGGTTGCCGACCTCATCCGGGCGTTTCCCTTCGATTTCCTGTACGGCAACATCGCGGCGGACAGCAGCATCGCAAAGAACTTCGCGCCGGTCAGCCGGCACTGCCACCACTGGCACGTCGGGCAGGAAATCCACGACCTTGCCCCGACCGATGCCCTGCGAGCGTTCGGGCTCGGCTACCTCGCGCACCTGGCCGCCGACACCGTCGCCCACAACTACTTTGTCCCCCGCCAGCTGGCCGTCACGAGTTCGCGCTCCGGGCTCGGCCATGCCTACTGGGAGGCCCGGTTCGAGACCCACCTCGGCGAGGGGTACGCGAGCACGGCCAAGGAAGTCATCCAACTCGACCACACCCCGGCGGACGCGCACCTCGACCAGATCATCTCCCCCACGATCTTCAGCGTGCGGACCAACCGCCGCCTCTTCCGCGGCATGGTGCACCTGGTGGAGACCCGCAGCTGGCAACGGGCGTTCCGGATGGCCCGCAACCACAGCCGCTGGGACCTCCCCGAGGAAGACGTCGAGCAGCACATGGCGCTCTCGTATGAATTCGTGATGGAAATGCTGGGGGATGACCGGCCGCTCGCCCGGCGCCTCGACCCGGCCGGGGCGGAACCGCTCCGTGCCGCGCAGTCGCTCCGCCGGGAAGTGAAAGAGAGCGGTGGCGCCGCCGACACGATGCGGGTGCACAAGCTCGCCGAGCGAGACTTCGGCCTCCCCCGCAAGGCGGACCTCACCTACTGGCGAAAGCTGTCCACCTCGCGCCCCTGGCAGGTCGGGACCGATGGAGAGTTCGATGCGGCCTGA
- the gatA gene encoding Asp-tRNA(Asn)/Glu-tRNA(Gln) amidotransferase subunit GatA has product MSDVQAEAASVAGRLRAAEARGLNATLHWSEDNLAAEAARVMAMQASGAALPLAGMPIAIKDNIVTLDAPTTCASRILEGYRSPYDATVVHRLRSAGALIAAKANLDEFAMGSSTEHSAFGRVQHPTHPDRVPGGSSGGSAALVAAGVVPAALGSETGGSVRQPASFCGIVGVKPTYGRVSRYGLVAFGSSLDCVSVFGRTVDDAARVLSVISGPDPRDATTVAAEPLALDATPGSLRGLRVGLPAEYFPADLDAGVRAGVDRAKEALRALGAELVPVSLPHTRFAVPTYYVLAPAEAASNLARYDGVRYGVRRVGAAGDLPALYRATRGEGFGQEVRRRILVGTYVLSAGYHDAYYNKAQQVRNLIAGDFTRAFTPGGVDLLLTPTTPTPAFLAGEKTSDPVAMYLADIFVSAVSLAGLPALSIPVGLSEGLPVGAQLIAPAFMESRMLSVASALESALGPAGEVR; this is encoded by the coding sequence ATGAGCGACGTGCAGGCGGAAGCGGCCTCGGTTGCCGGGCGCCTCCGCGCGGCGGAGGCGCGCGGCCTCAACGCGACCTTGCACTGGAGCGAGGACAACCTCGCCGCGGAAGCGGCCCGTGTCATGGCGATGCAGGCGTCCGGCGCCGCGCTCCCGCTGGCCGGGATGCCGATCGCCATCAAGGACAACATCGTCACCCTCGATGCCCCGACGACCTGCGCGTCGCGCATCCTCGAGGGCTATCGCTCTCCGTATGACGCGACGGTGGTGCACCGGCTTCGCAGTGCCGGGGCGCTGATCGCCGCCAAGGCCAACCTCGACGAGTTCGCCATGGGCTCGTCCACCGAGCACTCGGCGTTCGGGCGGGTGCAACACCCCACGCATCCCGATCGCGTCCCCGGGGGCTCGTCGGGCGGATCCGCGGCGCTCGTGGCCGCCGGAGTGGTGCCGGCCGCGCTCGGCTCCGAAACGGGAGGCTCGGTCCGGCAACCGGCCAGCTTCTGCGGGATTGTCGGGGTCAAGCCGACCTACGGCCGGGTGAGCCGGTACGGATTGGTGGCCTTTGGGTCGTCGCTCGATTGCGTGTCGGTCTTTGGCCGCACGGTCGATGACGCCGCCCGGGTGCTCTCCGTGATCAGCGGGCCCGACCCGCGGGACGCCACCACCGTTGCCGCCGAGCCGCTGGCGCTGGATGCCACACCCGGGTCGTTGCGCGGGCTGCGGGTCGGTCTGCCCGCCGAATACTTTCCCGCCGACCTCGATGCCGGGGTGCGTGCCGGCGTCGATCGCGCGAAGGAGGCGCTGCGCGCGCTTGGCGCGGAGCTGGTACCGGTGTCATTGCCACACACCCGGTTCGCGGTGCCGACCTACTATGTGCTGGCGCCGGCCGAGGCGGCCTCCAATCTCGCGCGGTACGACGGGGTGCGGTACGGCGTGCGGCGTGTCGGCGCTGCCGGGGACCTCCCCGCGCTCTACCGCGCGACGCGGGGCGAAGGGTTCGGCCAAGAGGTGCGGCGCCGCATCCTGGTCGGCACCTACGTGCTGAGCGCCGGGTATCACGACGCCTATTACAACAAGGCGCAGCAGGTCCGGAACCTGATTGCCGGTGATTTTACCCGGGCCTTCACGCCGGGCGGGGTGGACCTGCTGCTCACTCCCACGACACCCACCCCGGCGTTCCTCGCCGGGGAGAAGACCAGCGACCCGGTCGCGATGTACCTGGCCGACATCTTCGTGAGCGCCGTCTCCCTGGCGGGCCTCCCGGCCCTGAGCATCCCGGTCGGTCTCTCCGAGGGGCTGCCGGTGGGGGCGCAGCTGATCGCCCCGGCGTTCATGGAGTCGCGCATGTTGTCGGTGGCGAGCGCGCTCGAGTCGGCGCTCGGCCCCGCCGGGGAGGTCCGCTGA
- a CDS encoding HAMP domain-containing sensor histidine kinase, translating to MRRDSVRRFAPGVIVALAVGLIALTAGTGLMVTRHLQQDALNISRLYSGVFAGLNDPSPGAEAGALLQLGERVRQQGLPLVVTDGMGQVTAYANLPFQAELDDPRVKDYAKKLDRVNPPLVEPGLGTVHFGPLPARRQLGLLALLQALTVAVMIGVAYFAYRHAMSSQRDRLWVAMAREAAHQMGTPLTSLQGWIEVVRSRPTPPADLAEHLAADAERLERVAQRFERIGNPARREPIGLGALADRVAGYFRPRLPRHANPIELRVEAAGAGPNVLGDTILLEWALESLVKNAIDALRGRSGTIILRVESEGRQGVLRIIDDGPGIEGSIRRTLFQPGISTKTGGWGIGLALATRVAQEAHEGSLSLEPSPTGACFRLALPLQDEAAAT from the coding sequence GTGCGTAGGGACTCGGTCCGCCGCTTCGCGCCGGGCGTGATCGTCGCCCTGGCCGTCGGGCTCATTGCCCTGACGGCCGGCACGGGGTTGATGGTCACGCGGCACCTCCAGCAGGACGCCCTCAACATCAGTCGGCTCTATTCCGGTGTGTTTGCCGGCCTGAACGACCCCAGCCCTGGTGCTGAGGCGGGCGCGCTCCTCCAGCTCGGTGAGCGGGTGCGGCAGCAGGGGCTTCCGCTCGTCGTGACCGACGGGATGGGACAGGTCACCGCCTACGCGAACCTTCCCTTCCAGGCCGAACTGGATGACCCCCGCGTCAAGGACTACGCGAAGAAGCTGGACAGGGTGAACCCCCCGCTCGTGGAGCCGGGCCTCGGCACGGTGCACTTCGGCCCGTTGCCGGCCCGCCGGCAGCTTGGCCTCCTGGCCCTCCTGCAGGCGCTGACGGTGGCGGTGATGATCGGTGTGGCCTACTTCGCCTACCGGCATGCGATGTCCTCGCAGCGCGACCGCCTCTGGGTGGCCATGGCCCGCGAGGCGGCGCACCAGATGGGCACGCCGCTGACGAGCCTGCAGGGGTGGATCGAGGTGGTGCGGTCCCGGCCGACCCCCCCGGCGGATCTGGCCGAGCACCTGGCGGCGGATGCCGAGCGGCTGGAGCGCGTGGCGCAGCGCTTCGAGCGCATCGGCAACCCCGCCCGACGCGAACCGATTGGCCTCGGCGCGCTCGCCGATCGGGTGGCCGGGTATTTCCGGCCACGGCTCCCGCGCCATGCCAACCCCATCGAACTGCGGGTGGAGGCGGCAGGGGCGGGGCCCAATGTCCTCGGCGACACGATCCTCCTCGAGTGGGCGCTGGAGTCTCTGGTCAAGAACGCGATCGACGCCCTGCGTGGCCGCTCCGGCACCATCATCCTCCGGGTCGAGTCCGAGGGGCGGCAGGGGGTGCTCCGCATCATCGACGACGGACCGGGCATCGAAGGCAGCATCCGGCGTACGCTCTTCCAGCCGGGCATCAGCACCAAGACTGGCGGGTGGGGAATCGGGCTCGCCCTCGCCACGCGGGTCGCGCAGGAAGCGCACGAGGGGAGTCTCTCGCTGGAGCCCTCGCCAACCGGCGCCTGTTTCCGACTTGCACTCCCGCTCCAGGACGAGGCAGCCGCCACATGA
- the gatB gene encoding Asp-tRNA(Asn)/Glu-tRNA(Gln) amidotransferase subunit GatB produces the protein MTWETVIGLEVHVQQSTRTKMFCGCVASFGDPPNTNVCPTCLGLPGALPVPNAEAIRLAVRGALALGGTIHHQSVFARKNYFYPDLPKGYQVSQFDKPLSTGGAVWFESPERGRIACSITRLHIEEDAGKSLHDRYPGHTAVDLNRAGTPLAEIVSGPDLRSPAEARAYLVALKQILVYAGVSDCSMEKGTLRVDANLSIRPAGQQALGTKTEVKNMNSFANVERALTAEYERQVGLIESGGRVEQVSLLFNAANGTVRPTRSKEDSHDYRYFPDPDLPPLVLTEAFIEEQRQALPELPEARRARFEQEYGLSAYHAQELTGERAVADYFEETVKAGADAKAVVGWVLGDAMAAYNTDGRFRVSPAQLAELVGAIGGGVLSQQGAKQVFAHVLQAEPGNYTIKGLAAELGLVQVQDTGALEGWVDEVLAAHPDEVTRFRGGEAKLIGFFVGQVMKKSKGKADPKGVAPILQKKLNGG, from the coding sequence ATGACCTGGGAGACCGTGATCGGCCTCGAGGTTCACGTCCAGCAGAGTACCCGCACCAAGATGTTCTGTGGCTGCGTCGCTTCGTTTGGTGATCCGCCCAACACGAACGTCTGCCCCACCTGCCTCGGTCTTCCCGGCGCGTTACCGGTGCCGAATGCCGAGGCCATCCGGCTGGCCGTGCGAGGCGCGCTGGCGCTCGGCGGCACGATTCACCATCAGAGCGTCTTTGCCCGGAAGAACTATTTCTATCCCGACCTGCCGAAGGGTTACCAGGTCTCCCAGTTCGACAAGCCGCTTTCCACCGGCGGCGCGGTGTGGTTCGAGTCCCCGGAGCGGGGGCGGATCGCCTGCTCGATTACGCGGTTGCACATCGAGGAGGACGCCGGCAAGTCGCTGCACGACCGGTATCCCGGTCACACCGCGGTGGATCTCAACCGGGCGGGTACGCCGCTGGCCGAGATCGTGAGCGGTCCCGACCTCCGCTCGCCGGCCGAGGCGCGCGCCTACCTGGTGGCGCTGAAGCAGATCCTGGTCTACGCCGGGGTGAGCGACTGCAGCATGGAGAAGGGGACGCTACGGGTCGACGCCAACCTCTCCATCCGTCCGGCAGGACAGCAGGCGCTCGGCACCAAGACCGAGGTCAAGAACATGAACAGCTTCGCCAACGTCGAGCGGGCGCTGACCGCTGAGTATGAGCGGCAGGTGGGATTGATCGAGTCGGGGGGACGGGTGGAGCAGGTGTCGCTGCTGTTCAACGCGGCAAACGGCACGGTCCGTCCGACACGCTCGAAAGAAGACAGCCACGACTACCGGTACTTCCCCGATCCCGACCTTCCGCCGCTGGTGTTGACGGAGGCCTTCATCGAGGAGCAGCGCCAGGCGCTGCCGGAACTGCCCGAGGCCCGGCGTGCACGATTCGAGCAGGAGTACGGCCTGTCGGCGTATCACGCGCAGGAGCTCACCGGCGAGCGCGCCGTGGCCGACTATTTCGAGGAGACGGTCAAGGCGGGAGCGGACGCCAAGGCTGTGGTCGGGTGGGTGCTGGGGGACGCGATGGCGGCCTACAATACCGACGGGCGATTCCGGGTGTCACCTGCGCAGCTGGCGGAACTCGTCGGAGCGATTGGTGGTGGTGTCCTGAGCCAGCAGGGGGCAAAGCAGGTCTTTGCCCATGTGCTGCAGGCCGAGCCCGGGAACTACACGATCAAGGGACTTGCCGCAGAACTTGGCCTCGTTCAGGTCCAGGACACCGGCGCGCTCGAGGGGTGGGTCGATGAAGTGCTGGCCGCACACCCCGACGAGGTGACCCGCTTCCGCGGCGGCGAGGCCAAGCTGATCGGGTTCTTTGTGGGGCAGGTGATGAAGAAGAGCAAGGGGAAGGCCGATCCCAAGGGCGTCGCCCCGATCCTGCAGAAGAAACTCAACGGGGGCTGA
- the murA gene encoding UDP-N-acetylglucosamine 1-carboxyvinyltransferase, whose protein sequence is MPPRYLVRGGSTLRGTLRPAGNKNAALPAIAAAVLAEGPVELDNMPRIRDVETMLAILAEMGAGVEWIETNHVRIDPRSIENKPLDPRLCARIRASILLAGPLLARFGRVTLPPPGGDVIGRRRVDTHFLALEALGAEVQLGDNYELFGKALKGADIFLDEPSVTGTENALMAAVKAQGRTVLRNAASEPHVQDLARLLVAMGAHIEGIGSNTYVIEGGHPLHGASYTIGPDHIEIGSFIGLAAVTNSTLTIDGVRGDDLRGTLLGFERLGIRPRLDGQRLIIDADQERRIRPDLGGHVPKLEDGPWPAFPADTMSIALVAATQCEGLLLVFEKMFESRMFFVDKLIGMGARIVLCDPHRAVVAGPVKLRGSTVESPDIRAGMAMLIAALAAEGTTHLHNVGQIERGYERIDERLRALGADIERFEE, encoded by the coding sequence ATGCCCCCACGCTACCTCGTCCGCGGCGGTTCGACCCTCCGCGGCACTCTGCGCCCTGCCGGCAACAAGAACGCCGCGCTTCCCGCCATCGCCGCCGCCGTCCTCGCCGAGGGACCGGTCGAACTCGACAACATGCCGCGGATCCGCGACGTGGAGACGATGCTCGCCATCCTCGCCGAAATGGGGGCGGGGGTGGAGTGGATCGAGACGAATCACGTCCGGATCGACCCCCGCAGCATCGAGAACAAGCCGCTGGACCCGCGCCTCTGCGCCCGGATTCGCGCCTCGATCCTCCTGGCCGGCCCGCTGCTGGCGCGGTTCGGGCGGGTGACGCTCCCGCCGCCGGGGGGCGACGTGATCGGGCGGCGCCGTGTGGACACCCATTTCCTCGCCCTCGAGGCGCTGGGAGCGGAGGTGCAGCTCGGCGACAACTACGAGCTGTTCGGCAAGGCGCTCAAGGGCGCCGACATCTTCCTCGACGAGCCCAGTGTCACTGGCACCGAGAACGCCCTGATGGCCGCCGTGAAGGCGCAGGGCCGCACGGTCCTCCGCAACGCCGCCTCCGAACCACACGTGCAGGACCTCGCGCGGCTCCTCGTGGCGATGGGGGCGCACATCGAGGGAATCGGCTCGAACACCTACGTGATCGAGGGGGGGCATCCGCTGCACGGCGCCTCCTACACGATCGGGCCCGACCACATCGAGATCGGGAGCTTCATCGGCCTCGCGGCCGTCACCAACAGCACCCTGACCATCGACGGGGTGCGCGGCGACGACCTGCGGGGCACCCTCCTTGGCTTCGAACGGCTCGGCATCCGGCCGCGGCTCGACGGACAGAGGCTCATCATTGACGCCGACCAGGAGCGCCGGATCCGTCCCGACCTCGGCGGCCACGTGCCCAAGCTCGAGGACGGGCCCTGGCCGGCCTTTCCCGCCGACACGATGTCCATCGCGCTGGTGGCGGCCACGCAGTGTGAGGGGCTGCTGCTGGTGTTCGAAAAGATGTTCGAGTCGCGGATGTTCTTCGTGGACAAGCTGATCGGGATGGGCGCCCGGATCGTGCTCTGCGACCCCCACCGCGCGGTGGTGGCGGGGCCGGTCAAGCTGCGGGGCAGCACCGTCGAGTCGCCGGACATCCGGGCGGGCATGGCCATGCTCATCGCGGCGCTGGCGGCGGAGGGGACGACCCATCTGCACAATGTGGGGCAGATTGAGCGGGGGTACGAGCGGATCGACGAGCGGCTGCGCGCCCTGGGCGCCGACATCGAACGGTTCGAGGAGTAG
- a CDS encoding UvrD-helicase domain-containing protein has translation MTTPLLGSLNPAQREAVEHVEGPLLVLAGAGSGKTRVLTARVANLIETHGVAPDRIFAVTFTNKAASEMKERIGRLLGRDPGGLWIGTFHSLSARLLRREAELLGFTRQYTIYDEDDRLRLIRRLLEQLGHPPKAFSPKAVQSIISGAKNRMVPPSELLASSTFNPMVKVAAEVYAALGPALQSANAMDFDDLLLHPLALFRKHPERLEAYRRKFQFVLVDEFQDTNRAQYELIRALGSHGNVSAVGDDDQSIYGWRGAEVRNMVDFQTDFGGVHLVRLEENYRSTQVVLDAANAVIAENTGRIGKTLRTARRGGESVTLVAAADERDEAEWISGELRRRAADGDWGYGEMAVLYRTNAQSRALEESFRRSGTPYRIVGAISFYDRREVKDLLAYLRLVANPADDEAFLRAVAVPRRGIGDSSLATLIESARQWDKPLLAAAGIADRIADLRPNVRQALTGFAALLDRLRSEAGHQPPADVLEELIQAIDYENLLHQEGPEGADRWDNVRELVASAANWSEVVVEDPEEPGSPLERFLADAALLSSHDSIEGSEEGVTLMTIHTAKGLEWPVVVLAGLEDGLFPLARADEQPGGVEEERRLCYVGLTRAKDKLYLTFARSRRRGGDLKYGRPSRFLESLPPGILDERRTSVAGWQGSGAAGQRGSWQRPSAPQTRSPAAPPAPEEISQDAPRYVRGERVTHRRFGSGSIQGLSGGGRDLKVSVQFDDEEVGLKQLLVAFAGLEREWESA, from the coding sequence ATGACCACACCGCTCCTCGGTTCCCTGAATCCCGCCCAGCGCGAGGCGGTCGAGCACGTCGAGGGACCGCTGCTCGTGCTGGCGGGCGCCGGCTCGGGCAAGACGCGCGTGCTCACCGCGCGCGTCGCGAACCTGATCGAGACGCACGGAGTGGCGCCCGACCGGATCTTCGCGGTCACCTTCACCAACAAGGCCGCCTCCGAAATGAAGGAGCGGATCGGCCGGCTGCTGGGACGCGACCCGGGCGGGCTCTGGATCGGCACCTTCCACTCGCTCTCGGCGCGCCTGCTGCGGCGGGAAGCCGAACTGCTGGGCTTCACGCGCCAGTACACCATCTACGACGAGGACGATCGGCTGCGCCTGATCCGGCGATTGCTGGAACAGCTGGGGCACCCGCCGAAGGCCTTTTCGCCCAAGGCGGTGCAATCGATCATCTCCGGTGCCAAGAACCGGATGGTGCCGCCGAGCGAGCTGCTGGCCTCGAGCACCTTCAACCCGATGGTGAAGGTGGCGGCGGAGGTCTACGCCGCCCTGGGGCCCGCGCTGCAGTCCGCCAACGCCATGGATTTCGACGACCTGCTGCTCCATCCGCTGGCGCTCTTCCGGAAGCACCCGGAACGGCTGGAGGCGTATCGCCGGAAGTTCCAGTTTGTCCTCGTGGACGAGTTCCAGGACACCAACCGCGCGCAGTACGAACTGATTCGCGCGCTGGGATCGCACGGGAACGTGAGCGCCGTGGGCGACGACGACCAGTCGATCTACGGCTGGCGCGGCGCCGAAGTGCGCAACATGGTCGATTTCCAGACCGACTTCGGCGGCGTGCACCTGGTCCGCCTCGAGGAGAACTACCGGTCCACCCAGGTGGTGCTCGACGCGGCGAATGCCGTCATCGCCGAGAACACGGGGCGGATCGGCAAGACGCTGCGAACCGCGCGGCGGGGCGGGGAATCGGTCACCCTGGTGGCGGCAGCCGACGAGCGTGACGAGGCGGAATGGATTTCCGGCGAACTCCGCCGCCGCGCCGCGGATGGCGACTGGGGCTACGGTGAAATGGCCGTGCTCTACCGCACCAATGCGCAGTCCCGCGCGCTCGAAGAGTCGTTCCGCCGGAGCGGGACACCATATCGGATCGTCGGGGCCATCAGCTTCTACGACCGCCGCGAGGTCAAGGACCTGCTCGCCTACCTCCGGCTCGTGGCGAATCCTGCGGACGATGAGGCGTTCCTCCGGGCCGTGGCCGTGCCCCGTCGCGGCATCGGCGACTCCAGCCTGGCGACGCTGATCGAATCCGCGCGGCAATGGGACAAGCCCCTCCTCGCGGCCGCCGGCATCGCCGATCGCATTGCCGACCTGCGTCCCAACGTGCGGCAGGCGCTGACCGGATTCGCGGCGCTGCTCGACCGGCTGCGAAGCGAGGCCGGGCATCAGCCCCCCGCCGACGTCCTGGAGGAGTTGATCCAGGCCATCGATTACGAGAACCTCCTGCACCAGGAGGGACCGGAAGGCGCCGACCGCTGGGACAACGTCCGGGAACTGGTGGCGAGCGCCGCCAACTGGTCGGAGGTGGTGGTGGAAGACCCTGAAGAGCCGGGCTCGCCGCTCGAACGATTCCTGGCCGACGCCGCCCTCCTGAGCTCGCACGACTCGATCGAAGGGTCGGAGGAAGGGGTCACCCTCATGACCATCCACACCGCCAAGGGGCTGGAATGGCCGGTGGTGGTGCTCGCCGGCCTCGAGGATGGGCTCTTCCCGCTGGCCCGTGCTGACGAGCAGCCGGGAGGAGTGGAGGAGGAGCGGCGTCTCTGCTACGTGGGCCTGACGCGCGCCAAGGACAAGCTGTACCTCACCTTTGCGCGCAGCCGTCGGCGCGGCGGCGACCTCAAGTACGGACGCCCATCCCGGTTCCTGGAGTCGTTGCCACCGGGAATCCTGGATGAACGGAGAACATCGGTCGCAGGCTGGCAGGGCAGCGGGGCAGCAGGGCAGCGGGGCAGTTGGCAGCGCCCGTCGGCCCCGCAGACCCGCAGCCCGGCGGCCCCGCCCGCGCCAGAAGAAATCTCGCAGGACGCCCCACGCTACGTGCGCGGGGAGCGCGTGACGCACCGGCGGTTCGGCAGCGGGTCGATCCAGGGACTCTCCGGGGGTGGGCGCGACCTGAAGGTGTCCGTCCAGTTTGACGACGAGGAAGTCGGGCTGAAACAACTGCTCGTGGCCTTCGCGGGTCTCGAACGAGAGTGGGAGAGCGCATGA